Proteins encoded in a region of the Podarcis muralis chromosome 2, rPodMur119.hap1.1, whole genome shotgun sequence genome:
- the WWC1 gene encoding protein KIBRA isoform X2 — translation MGPLPGSPALSVCCCCRRRRRRRRRRRRCPGRSCLCPRAGRKLATTTAKSTTSTTPPRPPAGWTRGTETTQIEDPRVQWRREQEHMLKDYLVLAQEALTAQKEIYQVKQQRLELAQQEYQQLHDVWEHKLGSQTSLVSSSSSSSKYDPEILKAEIATTKSRVNKLKREVAHMRQELQYKEIGFQTLKKIDMKMADTQGGYKLDEAQAILSEMKAIKKAITSGEKEKQDLIMNLARLTANFVTDRGSHSDLWASNISLEDSSFPLSKQYLDAGSQTDVSGNFIVNTNNQLAEKVRLRLQYEDAKRKIANLKIQLAKLDSEAWPGVLDSERDRLMLINEKEELLKEMRFISPRKWTQGEVERLEMERKRLEEDLQTARDTQSKALTERLKLNSKRNQLVRELEETTRLMAMLHIQLKNLSSSMLSLSSGSSPGSLASSRGSLVTSSQDSSTSASFTDLYNEQFEQLDSDYQSKMDMLLLEKATGFRPSGCITTIHENEVVKTQKTDVANRFQALRSLSGTPKSLTSLSPRSSLSSPSPPCSPLVMDPFFTGDTFTGQMDFEDTDINSGLSELSLNTASGRKYRLEESKTGVKHLDQGVSMVEGAALKTACVSAAVSDESVAGDSGVYEASVQRPCVPEAVVFDNEDATKTAKVQISMKYDEKNKQFAILVAQMNNVPVLLPQQDQKVSVRVAILPSSESTSCLFRTSLMEASDNLIYNELFCVAIPYSVLRQKTLRIDVCALNKYHLEECLGGAQISLAETCKSGERSTRWYNLLSYKYLQAQSKNKQDDVCSKLPCTEKMDSVSALLEQTAVELEAVEKKLEESRSTLLTSENWQDEEDAEQDGNSENEEEEGGGGGGEFYSGRAIWETEETTSLSLAESAAIKVDKETNTESLAQSSAVVRPKDKRTSNPLRTPFVRGSTIIRSKTFSPGPQSQYVCRLNRSDSDSSTLSKKPPFVRNAVERRSVRMKRSSVRSTGGERLIRTSLDLELDLQASKTWHNQLVQEISVLKQLKEQLEQAQSQGEKELPRCIDKDEQFQMLMRLVEKQVEKVECKCELKANKMMRAAAKDVHRLRGQSRKEPLEVQSFREKMAFFTRPRINIPALSVDDV, via the exons AAACTACCCAGATAGAGGATCCTCGAGTGCAATGGCGGCGGGAGCAGGAACACATGCTGAAGGACTACCTGGTACTGGCACAAGAAGCACTGACTGCTCAGAAGGAGATCTACCAGGTCAAGCAGCAAAGGCTTGAACTAGCACAGCAAGAATACCAACAACTTCATGATGTCTGGGAGCACAAGCTGGGGTCTCAGACTAGTT TAGTTTCCAGTTCCTCATCTAGCTCAAAATATGATCCAGAAATTCTTAAAGCGGAAATTGCTACCACAAAATCTAGG GTTAATAAACTGAAGAGAGAAGTTGCCCATATGAGACAGGAACTACAGTATAAGGaaattggtttccaaacattGAAGAA AATTGATATGAAAATGGCTGATACCCAAGGTGGATATAAACTTGATGAGGCACAAGCTATCTTAAGTGAAATGAAAGCTATTAAGAAGGCCATCACttcaggagagaaagaaaaacaagatcTCATTATG AACCTTGCCAGGTTGACAGCTAATTTTGTGACAGACAGAGGATCACATTCAGACTTGTGGGCCAGCAATATATCCTTGGAAGACTCCAGTTTCCCATTGTCTAAGCAGTATCTCGATGCTGGTTCCCAAACTGATGTTTCTGGAAAT TTTATTGTGAACACGAATAATCAATTGGCTGAGAAGGTGAGACTGCGCCTCCAATATGAAGATGCTAAGCGAAA AATAGCAAATTTGAAAATACAGTTGGCTAAATTGGATAGTGAGGCCTGGCCTGGTGTGCTGGATTCTGAACGAGACCGATTAATGTTAATCAATGAGAAGGAGGAACTTCTAAAGGAAATGAGGTTCATTAGCCCTAGAAAGTGGACTCAGGGTGAAGTGGAAAGACTGGAGATGGAAAGAAAACGTCTAGAAGAAGATCTTCAGACTGCAAGAGATACGCAAAGCAAAGCTTTAACAGAAAG ATTGAAATTAAATAGTAAAAGAAACCAGTTGGTCCGAGAACTAGAGGAAACAACGCGATTAATGGCAATGTTGCACATCCAGCTGAAAAA cctGTCATCTAGCATGCTTTCCCTGTCTTCTGGCAGCAGTCCTGGCTCTCTTGCATCCAGCAGGGGATCTCTGGTCACCTCAAGCCAGGATTCTTCAACCTCCGCCAGCTTTACTGATCTGTACAATGAACAGTTTGAGCAGCTGGACTCTGACTACCAGAGCAAAATGGACATGTTGCTTCTGGAGAAAGCCACTGGTTTTCGGCCTTCAGGCTGCATCACTACTATCCATGAGAATGAGGTGGTGAAAACTCAGAAAACTGACGTTGCTAACCGTTTTCAGGCCCTGAGATCCTTATCTGGGACACCAAAATCATTGACTTCTTTGTCTCCAAGGtcatctctctcttctccctctccacCTTGTTCACCACTAGTGATGGACCCATTCTTCACAGGCGATACCTTCACTGGTCAAATGGATTTTGAAGATACTGACATAAACAGTGGTCTTTCTGAACTTAGTCTAAACACTGCAAGTGGCAGGAAGTACAGACTGGAAGAATCTAAGACTGGTGTCAAACATCTAGACCAAG GCGTAAgtatggttgaaggagctgcacTGAAGACAGCCTGTGTATCAGCTGCAGTGTCAGATGAGTCTGTGGCTGGAGACAGTGGAGTGTACGAAGCATCTGTGCAAAG GCCTTGTGTGCCAGAAGCTGTTGTGTTTGACAACGAAGATGCAACTAAGACTGCTAAAGTTCAAATTTCAATGAA GTATGATGAGAAAAATAAGCAGTTTGCAATATTAGTTGCCCAGATGAATAATGTGCCTGTTCTCCTGCCACAGCAAGACCAGAAAGT GAGTGTTCGTGTGGCTATTCTTCCTTCTTCTGAAAGCACAAGCTGTTTGTTCCGCACAAGCCTAATGGAAGCATCAGACAATCTAATTTACAATGAATTATTTTGCGTTGCAATCCCTTATTCTGTATTACGACAGAAGACATTAAGGATTGATGTCTGCGCTTTGAATAAGTACCACCTTGAAGAATGCTTG gGAGGTGCACAAATTAGCCTCGCTGAGACTTGCAAATCTGGAGAGAGGTCAACGCGTTGGTATAACCTCCTTAGCTATAAATACCTGCAGGCGCAAAGTAAAAATAAGCAAGATGATGTCTGTTCCAAACTACCCTGCACTGAAAAAATG GACTCTGTATCTGCACTGCTGGAACAGACCGCTGTTGAACTCGAAGCTGTAGAGAAAAAGCTAGAAGAAAGCAGGAGCACTTTACTTACTAGTGAGAACTG GCAAGATGAAGAAGATGCTGAGCAAGATGGCAACAgtgaaaatgaagaagaagaaggaggaggaggaggaggagagttttatAGTGGAAGGGCAATATGGGAAACAGAAGAGACCACATCCTTGTCACTGGCTGAGTCAGCAGCCATCAAG GTGGATAAAGAGACCAACACAGAGAGCCTTGCACAATCTTCTGCAGTAGTTCGTCCAAAAGATAAAAGAACTTCTAACCCTCTACGAACACCTTTTGTTAGAGGCAGCACTATTATCCGATCCAAAACCTTTTCTCCAGGACCACAGAGCCAGTATGTGTGTCGG CTTAATCGTAGTGATAGTGATAGTTCAACACTATCCAAGAAACCACCCTTTGTTCGAAATGCTGTGGAGAGGCGAAGTGTCAGGATGAAAAGg TCTTCTGTTAGATCCACTGGAGGTGAGCGTCTAATCCGTACCTCACTGGATCTGGAATTGGACTTGCAGGCTTCAAAGACCTGGCACAACCAGCTGGTTCAAGAGATCTCTGTCCTCAAGCAGCTGAAGGAACAGCTAGAGCAAGCTCAAAGTCAGGGGGAAAAGGAACTACCCCGGTGCATAGACAAAGATGAACAATTTCAGATGTTGATGAGACTAGTAGAGAAACAG GTGGAAAAAGTCGAATGTAAGTGCGAGCTCAAAGCTAATAAAATGATGAGAGCAGCTGCTAAAGATGTGCATAGGCTACGAGGCCAGAGTCGAAAGGAGCCTTTAGAGGTGCAGTCATTCAG AGAGAAAATGGCATTTTTCACACGGCCGAGGATAAACATTCCTGCTCTCTCTGTGGATGATGTTTAA
- the WWC1 gene encoding protein KIBRA isoform X1 — protein MPRQELPLPEGWEEARDYDGKVYYIDHATKTTSWVDPRDRYTKPLTFADCISDELPLGWEEAYDPQVGVYYIDHNTQTTQIEDPRVQWRREQEHMLKDYLVLAQEALTAQKEIYQVKQQRLELAQQEYQQLHDVWEHKLGSQTSLVSSSSSSSKYDPEILKAEIATTKSRVNKLKREVAHMRQELQYKEIGFQTLKKIDMKMADTQGGYKLDEAQAILSEMKAIKKAITSGEKEKQDLIMNLARLTANFVTDRGSHSDLWASNISLEDSSFPLSKQYLDAGSQTDVSGNFIVNTNNQLAEKVRLRLQYEDAKRKIANLKIQLAKLDSEAWPGVLDSERDRLMLINEKEELLKEMRFISPRKWTQGEVERLEMERKRLEEDLQTARDTQSKALTERLKLNSKRNQLVRELEETTRLMAMLHIQLKNLSSSMLSLSSGSSPGSLASSRGSLVTSSQDSSTSASFTDLYNEQFEQLDSDYQSKMDMLLLEKATGFRPSGCITTIHENEVVKTQKTDVANRFQALRSLSGTPKSLTSLSPRSSLSSPSPPCSPLVMDPFFTGDTFTGQMDFEDTDINSGLSELSLNTASGRKYRLEESKTGVKHLDQGVSMVEGAALKTACVSAAVSDESVAGDSGVYEASVQRPCVPEAVVFDNEDATKTAKVQISMKYDEKNKQFAILVAQMNNVPVLLPQQDQKVSVRVAILPSSESTSCLFRTSLMEASDNLIYNELFCVAIPYSVLRQKTLRIDVCALNKYHLEECLGGAQISLAETCKSGERSTRWYNLLSYKYLQAQSKNKQDDVCSKLPCTEKMDSVSALLEQTAVELEAVEKKLEESRSTLLTSENWQDEEDAEQDGNSENEEEEGGGGGGEFYSGRAIWETEETTSLSLAESAAIKVDKETNTESLAQSSAVVRPKDKRTSNPLRTPFVRGSTIIRSKTFSPGPQSQYVCRLNRSDSDSSTLSKKPPFVRNAVERRSVRMKRSSVRSTGGERLIRTSLDLELDLQASKTWHNQLVQEISVLKQLKEQLEQAQSQGEKELPRCIDKDEQFQMLMRLVEKQVEKVECKCELKANKMMRAAAKDVHRLRGQSRKEPLEVQSFREKMAFFTRPRINIPALSVDDV, from the exons AAACTACCCAGATAGAGGATCCTCGAGTGCAATGGCGGCGGGAGCAGGAACACATGCTGAAGGACTACCTGGTACTGGCACAAGAAGCACTGACTGCTCAGAAGGAGATCTACCAGGTCAAGCAGCAAAGGCTTGAACTAGCACAGCAAGAATACCAACAACTTCATGATGTCTGGGAGCACAAGCTGGGGTCTCAGACTAGTT TAGTTTCCAGTTCCTCATCTAGCTCAAAATATGATCCAGAAATTCTTAAAGCGGAAATTGCTACCACAAAATCTAGG GTTAATAAACTGAAGAGAGAAGTTGCCCATATGAGACAGGAACTACAGTATAAGGaaattggtttccaaacattGAAGAA AATTGATATGAAAATGGCTGATACCCAAGGTGGATATAAACTTGATGAGGCACAAGCTATCTTAAGTGAAATGAAAGCTATTAAGAAGGCCATCACttcaggagagaaagaaaaacaagatcTCATTATG AACCTTGCCAGGTTGACAGCTAATTTTGTGACAGACAGAGGATCACATTCAGACTTGTGGGCCAGCAATATATCCTTGGAAGACTCCAGTTTCCCATTGTCTAAGCAGTATCTCGATGCTGGTTCCCAAACTGATGTTTCTGGAAAT TTTATTGTGAACACGAATAATCAATTGGCTGAGAAGGTGAGACTGCGCCTCCAATATGAAGATGCTAAGCGAAA AATAGCAAATTTGAAAATACAGTTGGCTAAATTGGATAGTGAGGCCTGGCCTGGTGTGCTGGATTCTGAACGAGACCGATTAATGTTAATCAATGAGAAGGAGGAACTTCTAAAGGAAATGAGGTTCATTAGCCCTAGAAAGTGGACTCAGGGTGAAGTGGAAAGACTGGAGATGGAAAGAAAACGTCTAGAAGAAGATCTTCAGACTGCAAGAGATACGCAAAGCAAAGCTTTAACAGAAAG ATTGAAATTAAATAGTAAAAGAAACCAGTTGGTCCGAGAACTAGAGGAAACAACGCGATTAATGGCAATGTTGCACATCCAGCTGAAAAA cctGTCATCTAGCATGCTTTCCCTGTCTTCTGGCAGCAGTCCTGGCTCTCTTGCATCCAGCAGGGGATCTCTGGTCACCTCAAGCCAGGATTCTTCAACCTCCGCCAGCTTTACTGATCTGTACAATGAACAGTTTGAGCAGCTGGACTCTGACTACCAGAGCAAAATGGACATGTTGCTTCTGGAGAAAGCCACTGGTTTTCGGCCTTCAGGCTGCATCACTACTATCCATGAGAATGAGGTGGTGAAAACTCAGAAAACTGACGTTGCTAACCGTTTTCAGGCCCTGAGATCCTTATCTGGGACACCAAAATCATTGACTTCTTTGTCTCCAAGGtcatctctctcttctccctctccacCTTGTTCACCACTAGTGATGGACCCATTCTTCACAGGCGATACCTTCACTGGTCAAATGGATTTTGAAGATACTGACATAAACAGTGGTCTTTCTGAACTTAGTCTAAACACTGCAAGTGGCAGGAAGTACAGACTGGAAGAATCTAAGACTGGTGTCAAACATCTAGACCAAG GCGTAAgtatggttgaaggagctgcacTGAAGACAGCCTGTGTATCAGCTGCAGTGTCAGATGAGTCTGTGGCTGGAGACAGTGGAGTGTACGAAGCATCTGTGCAAAG GCCTTGTGTGCCAGAAGCTGTTGTGTTTGACAACGAAGATGCAACTAAGACTGCTAAAGTTCAAATTTCAATGAA GTATGATGAGAAAAATAAGCAGTTTGCAATATTAGTTGCCCAGATGAATAATGTGCCTGTTCTCCTGCCACAGCAAGACCAGAAAGT GAGTGTTCGTGTGGCTATTCTTCCTTCTTCTGAAAGCACAAGCTGTTTGTTCCGCACAAGCCTAATGGAAGCATCAGACAATCTAATTTACAATGAATTATTTTGCGTTGCAATCCCTTATTCTGTATTACGACAGAAGACATTAAGGATTGATGTCTGCGCTTTGAATAAGTACCACCTTGAAGAATGCTTG gGAGGTGCACAAATTAGCCTCGCTGAGACTTGCAAATCTGGAGAGAGGTCAACGCGTTGGTATAACCTCCTTAGCTATAAATACCTGCAGGCGCAAAGTAAAAATAAGCAAGATGATGTCTGTTCCAAACTACCCTGCACTGAAAAAATG GACTCTGTATCTGCACTGCTGGAACAGACCGCTGTTGAACTCGAAGCTGTAGAGAAAAAGCTAGAAGAAAGCAGGAGCACTTTACTTACTAGTGAGAACTG GCAAGATGAAGAAGATGCTGAGCAAGATGGCAACAgtgaaaatgaagaagaagaaggaggaggaggaggaggagagttttatAGTGGAAGGGCAATATGGGAAACAGAAGAGACCACATCCTTGTCACTGGCTGAGTCAGCAGCCATCAAG GTGGATAAAGAGACCAACACAGAGAGCCTTGCACAATCTTCTGCAGTAGTTCGTCCAAAAGATAAAAGAACTTCTAACCCTCTACGAACACCTTTTGTTAGAGGCAGCACTATTATCCGATCCAAAACCTTTTCTCCAGGACCACAGAGCCAGTATGTGTGTCGG CTTAATCGTAGTGATAGTGATAGTTCAACACTATCCAAGAAACCACCCTTTGTTCGAAATGCTGTGGAGAGGCGAAGTGTCAGGATGAAAAGg TCTTCTGTTAGATCCACTGGAGGTGAGCGTCTAATCCGTACCTCACTGGATCTGGAATTGGACTTGCAGGCTTCAAAGACCTGGCACAACCAGCTGGTTCAAGAGATCTCTGTCCTCAAGCAGCTGAAGGAACAGCTAGAGCAAGCTCAAAGTCAGGGGGAAAAGGAACTACCCCGGTGCATAGACAAAGATGAACAATTTCAGATGTTGATGAGACTAGTAGAGAAACAG GTGGAAAAAGTCGAATGTAAGTGCGAGCTCAAAGCTAATAAAATGATGAGAGCAGCTGCTAAAGATGTGCATAGGCTACGAGGCCAGAGTCGAAAGGAGCCTTTAGAGGTGCAGTCATTCAG AGAGAAAATGGCATTTTTCACACGGCCGAGGATAAACATTCCTGCTCTCTCTGTGGATGATGTTTAA